A single window of Granulicella mallensis MP5ACTX8 DNA harbors:
- a CDS encoding Lrp/AsnC family transcriptional regulator — MTGVPSSGIDDIDCEILAELQDNARIAFAELGRRVGLSTPAVIERVRRLEEKQVIVGYRTLVDPSKVGLPVRAFVKVTVAGDKLAKFSALVRKLPEVLQCHRVTGAESFMVQIAVRDMTHMEEAIDSMMPYVATNTSMILASPVPWNSILPAARYGRKPRPDKAGNT; from the coding sequence ATGACTGGAGTGCCGTCGTCGGGCATCGACGACATCGATTGCGAGATTCTGGCAGAGCTGCAAGACAATGCGCGCATTGCGTTTGCAGAACTCGGTCGCCGCGTAGGCTTGTCGACCCCGGCGGTCATCGAGCGGGTTCGCCGGCTTGAGGAAAAGCAGGTGATCGTTGGCTATCGCACGCTCGTAGATCCCTCTAAAGTGGGGCTCCCCGTACGCGCCTTCGTTAAAGTGACGGTAGCCGGCGACAAGCTCGCTAAGTTCTCCGCCCTGGTTCGCAAACTACCCGAGGTGCTGCAGTGCCACCGCGTTACCGGCGCCGAGTCCTTCATGGTACAGATAGCTGTCCGCGATATGACCCACATGGAAGAGGCCATCGACTCCATGATGCCCTACGTCGCAACCAACACCTCGATGATTCTGGCCTCCCCCGTTCCCTGGAACAGCATCCTGCCGGCAGCCCGTTACGGCCGAAAGCCGCGCCCAGATAAGGCTGGCAACACCTAG
- a CDS encoding amidohydrolase family protein has translation MMDYFTGSQPSPVVVHGGRCAIGPQETTYASLQIADGRVTRILSDSSSLAIASPDCVEIDLSGFLVMPGLVNAHDHLEFALYPRLARPPYRSYIDWGTEILSEFSDVIAKHRSVPKEVRLWWGGIRNLLCGVTTVSHHNPLWAELQREDFPVRVVAQYGWGHSLAFGGDLRVARAATPEGCAFIVHACEGVDEKAREELWELDRLGVLDDRAVLVHGLAIDRSGVELMQQRRASLIVCPSSNDFLFGKLPDLSLLGDISNVALGNDSPLTAEGDLLDEVRFAMRSCDLSSQAAYRMVTEAPAAILRLREAEGTIRVSGRGDLMAVRDTNRDAADRLKMLSLNDVEFVMLGGCVQLASEKVYERLPLPVKKGMEPLWIDGTMRWLRAPVKELLSAAEEVLGVDGVCLGGRSIRIPAGMEAGYVYSNSR, from the coding sequence ATGATGGACTACTTCACAGGAAGTCAACCGAGCCCTGTAGTCGTTCATGGAGGACGCTGCGCCATCGGGCCGCAGGAGACTACGTACGCCTCCCTACAGATCGCCGACGGACGAGTCACTCGTATCCTGAGCGATTCGTCTTCTTTGGCGATTGCGTCGCCGGACTGCGTCGAGATTGACCTCAGTGGTTTCCTGGTGATGCCTGGCCTTGTTAACGCGCACGACCACCTGGAATTCGCTCTTTACCCCAGGCTGGCAAGACCACCCTATCGGAGTTATATCGATTGGGGGACAGAGATTCTCAGCGAGTTTTCCGATGTTATTGCAAAGCATCGGTCTGTTCCCAAAGAGGTGCGTCTTTGGTGGGGAGGGATACGCAATCTTCTCTGCGGAGTAACAACGGTAAGCCATCACAACCCTCTCTGGGCTGAGTTGCAGAGAGAGGACTTTCCGGTAAGAGTGGTCGCGCAATATGGTTGGGGACACTCTTTGGCTTTCGGCGGCGATCTTCGTGTTGCGCGTGCGGCTACGCCTGAAGGCTGTGCCTTTATTGTGCATGCTTGTGAGGGTGTAGATGAGAAGGCACGGGAGGAGCTTTGGGAGCTCGATCGGCTTGGAGTTCTGGATGACCGAGCTGTCCTGGTGCATGGACTGGCGATCGATCGTAGTGGTGTTGAGCTCATGCAGCAGCGCCGGGCCTCGCTTATCGTCTGCCCCTCTTCCAATGACTTTCTTTTTGGAAAGCTTCCAGATCTGTCTCTGCTTGGGGATATCAGTAACGTTGCTTTGGGGAATGATTCACCATTGACCGCAGAAGGCGACCTGTTGGATGAAGTACGTTTTGCCATGCGTTCCTGCGACCTCTCGTCCCAGGCTGCCTATCGCATGGTGACAGAAGCTCCCGCTGCGATTCTGCGGCTGCGAGAGGCGGAGGGAACGATAAGAGTATCCGGTAGAGGAGACCTGATGGCTGTTCGAGATACGAATCGCGACGCAGCCGATAGACTGAAGATGCTTTCCCTGAATGACGTGGAGTTCGTCATGCTTGGGGGCTGCGTCCAGCTTGCTTCGGAAAAGGTCTACGAACGCTTGCCCCTACCCGTAAAGAAGGGAATGGAGCCCTTGTGGATTGACGGGACCATGCGGTGGCTGCGTGCGCCGGTGAAAGAGCTTTTGAGTGCGGCTGAAGAGGTGTTGGGTGTCGATGGGGTCTGCCTGGGGGGTAGATCGATTCGTATTCCAGCAGGGATGGAGGCCGGGTATGTCTACTCAAACAGCCGCTGA
- a CDS encoding glycosyltransferase 87 family protein, giving the protein MTLSPDHRIIRWAERGLLFLLVLYVCSHTLPRAWRSLITDFPNYYTAARLAHEGFDTSRMYEWDWLQREKDHRAVDARVIGLVPITPFSTLVMWPLTRLAPLTAKHVWILLSLAFLIPLCWLLRSMTGLTYQRIALAFAVSVPLYRNLEFGQFYVLLILLIVAACWAYLRKYYAWAGALIAIAAACKIFPVLLFIFFLQRRSWRALISGVVTGLAAAAVSVAVFGWNVHRTYLHEILPWTMHGEALPPYIPVASFSSVLHYLFLSEPQWNPHPWHDSPLCFALLPVLQMLTLAPAVLLIRRGDNTRDRILLEWSALVTASLAISTVPASYNFVLMVLPVCVLAAKLLRHGWYGWLAALLVVYFGIGFPIAAPHRATGLLVLLYGPRLPLMLALLAGIYLLLWRDRPARDAVQDWSRYAWGAAMAVAVVFTVFSTLHRERAVRQEYAYRLPLQAQGFLNADAQPAGSGVRYITFTSAGYRLVTENQPEVWNDPSTDSPDDDLSFTSSLGNVQPEKVLVERVRNRHSQIVNVQDPSRVIVDDARNPMLSADAQSLAFVRDDRGRGQLMVRRGFEPAAAGESALTPSSLNVYEASFRSEKEYAFSAVEYGRPPQVYLRDAMHENIPLALGESRYPAISPDGRWMAYSHFDQGIWNLWLRNQMTGATQRIADEPCNQIQPGWEDDSKTLLYGTDCGRNLWFTAVSRRRVIP; this is encoded by the coding sequence TTGACTCTTTCGCCGGACCATCGCATTATCCGCTGGGCCGAGCGTGGCCTTCTATTCCTGCTCGTTCTTTACGTTTGCTCCCACACGCTGCCGCGAGCATGGCGCAGCCTGATTACGGATTTTCCCAACTACTATACTGCGGCCCGGCTGGCGCACGAGGGCTTTGACACCTCCCGTATGTACGAGTGGGACTGGCTGCAGCGCGAGAAGGACCATCGTGCTGTCGATGCTCGTGTCATCGGATTGGTCCCCATCACACCCTTTTCGACGTTGGTGATGTGGCCGCTCACGCGGCTCGCCCCTCTTACAGCCAAACATGTCTGGATACTTCTGAGCCTGGCGTTCCTGATTCCGCTTTGCTGGCTGCTGAGGTCAATGACCGGATTGACCTATCAGCGAATTGCGTTGGCTTTCGCAGTGAGTGTTCCACTGTATCGCAACCTGGAGTTTGGACAGTTCTATGTGCTCCTGATCCTGTTGATCGTTGCGGCGTGCTGGGCCTACCTGCGCAAGTACTATGCCTGGGCCGGTGCTTTGATAGCGATTGCCGCGGCCTGCAAGATCTTTCCCGTTCTCTTGTTTATTTTCTTCCTGCAGCGCAGATCCTGGCGCGCCCTGATCTCGGGAGTAGTTACCGGGCTGGCCGCTGCTGCTGTATCCGTCGCAGTCTTCGGCTGGAACGTGCATCGCACCTACCTGCACGAGATTCTGCCCTGGACAATGCATGGCGAGGCCCTGCCGCCCTATATTCCAGTGGCTTCTTTCTCCAGCGTGCTGCATTATCTGTTTCTCTCTGAGCCGCAGTGGAACCCGCATCCGTGGCATGATTCTCCGCTGTGCTTCGCCCTGCTGCCTGTACTGCAGATGCTGACGCTGGCGCCTGCGGTGCTGCTCATCCGCAGGGGCGACAACACACGCGATCGAATCTTGCTGGAATGGTCGGCGCTGGTGACCGCGTCTCTGGCTATCTCCACGGTTCCGGCGTCGTACAACTTTGTGCTGATGGTTCTGCCGGTCTGTGTGTTAGCTGCAAAGCTCTTGCGGCATGGGTGGTATGGGTGGCTGGCTGCTTTACTGGTGGTTTACTTCGGTATCGGATTTCCCATAGCAGCCCCGCACCGGGCGACGGGGTTATTGGTTCTGCTATATGGGCCGCGACTTCCGTTGATGCTGGCGTTGCTTGCAGGGATCTATCTGTTGCTGTGGCGTGATCGTCCGGCCAGAGATGCTGTTCAGGACTGGAGTCGCTATGCCTGGGGTGCCGCGATGGCTGTGGCTGTAGTCTTCACGGTGTTTTCTACTCTTCATCGGGAACGCGCCGTGCGGCAGGAGTATGCCTACCGATTGCCGCTGCAGGCGCAGGGGTTCCTCAACGCAGACGCACAGCCTGCGGGGTCGGGCGTACGTTACATCACGTTTACATCCGCGGGATACCGGTTGGTGACGGAGAACCAGCCTGAGGTGTGGAACGATCCTTCTACTGATTCTCCGGACGACGATCTTTCTTTCACCAGTAGTCTCGGGAATGTCCAGCCCGAGAAAGTTCTGGTGGAGAGGGTAAGGAACCGGCATTCTCAGATCGTCAATGTGCAGGACCCGTCCCGTGTCATCGTTGATGATGCACGCAATCCGATGCTCTCTGCTGACGCGCAGAGTCTTGCCTTTGTGCGCGACGATCGTGGTCGAGGGCAGTTGATGGTGCGAAGAGGTTTTGAGCCGGCTGCTGCAGGCGAGTCCGCACTCACGCCATCGTCATTGAATGTCTACGAAGCTTCTTTCCGTTCGGAGAAGGAGTACGCCTTTTCTGCTGTCGAATATGGGCGTCCGCCGCAGGTCTATCTCCGTGATGCAATGCACGAGAACATTCCGCTTGCACTTGGGGAGTCGCGCTATCCGGCGATCTCTCCGGACGGACGATGGATGGCCTATAGCCACTTCGATCAGGGCATATGGAACCTGTGGCTTCGCAACCAGATGACCGGTGCGACGCAGCGTATTGCCGATGAGCCCTGCAACCAGATTCAGCCGGGATGGGAAGACGATTCAAAGACGCTGCTCTACGGCACGGACTGCGGCCGGAATCTGTGGTTTACCGCTGTTTCCCGTCGAAGAGTGATTCCCTGA
- a CDS encoding family 2A encapsulin nanocompartment shell protein — protein MATHETRRTVGDVVARQLANTTKTVPQLAAITPRWLVQLLSWTPVESGTYRVNQVNNETEIEVACGARDERKLPATFVDYVEKSREYTLSSISTIVDVHTRVSDLYSRPHDQIREQLRLTVEKVKERQESELINNAEYGLLNNVDPSFKIKARKAAPTPDDMDELLSLVWKEPAFFLAHPRAIAAFGRECTRRGVPPPTVTMFGSPFLTWRGIPLVPSDKLAVDAAGKTNIMLMRTSEKKQGVIGLFQPGLAGEQTPGLSVRFMGIDRNSIASYLISLYCSAAVLTPDALGVLENVEVGHYHEYK, from the coding sequence GTGGCCACACATGAGACCCGTCGTACAGTAGGCGATGTAGTAGCACGCCAGTTAGCCAACACAACGAAGACCGTTCCGCAGTTAGCGGCGATTACGCCCCGCTGGCTCGTGCAGCTTCTCTCCTGGACGCCGGTAGAGTCTGGTACCTATCGTGTCAACCAGGTCAATAACGAAACGGAGATTGAAGTTGCCTGCGGTGCGCGTGACGAGCGGAAGCTACCCGCAACCTTTGTCGACTATGTTGAAAAGTCGCGGGAGTACACGCTGAGCTCGATCTCTACCATCGTGGACGTACATACCCGCGTCTCCGATCTTTACAGCCGTCCCCATGACCAGATTCGCGAGCAGCTCCGGCTGACGGTGGAGAAGGTGAAAGAGCGGCAGGAGAGCGAACTGATCAACAACGCCGAATATGGCTTGCTGAATAACGTCGATCCTTCGTTCAAGATCAAGGCCCGCAAGGCAGCGCCTACCCCCGACGATATGGATGAGCTGCTGTCGCTGGTCTGGAAAGAGCCCGCGTTCTTCCTGGCTCATCCTCGCGCCATTGCCGCTTTTGGACGTGAGTGCACACGCCGCGGAGTTCCTCCTCCGACGGTGACCATGTTCGGCTCGCCGTTCCTTACCTGGCGCGGAATTCCCCTGGTCCCCTCGGACAAGCTGGCCGTCGATGCTGCGGGCAAGACCAATATCATGCTGATGCGCACGAGCGAGAAGAAGCAGGGAGTGATCGGCCTGTTCCAGCCTGGACTTGCAGGTGAGCAGACTCCGGGCCTTTCCGTGCGTTTCATGGGTATCGATCGCAACTCGATTGCTTCGTACCTGATCTCACTCTATTGCTCAGCGGCCGTACTGACTCCGGATGCTCTTGGAGTGCTCGAAAACGTAGAGGTCGGACATTATCATGAGTACAAGTGA
- a CDS encoding radical SAM protein — protein MSTQTAAENIVSVPGSNGKELSGSRIVRLPILLLNVHEHCNCRCVMCDIWQRKDGKELDLVGFARHRESILQLGVQEVVLTGGEALLHRNFEGLCSFLRDCGVRITLLTTGLLLAKKAVAIAEGVDEIIISIDGPEEVHDQVRRVKGAYRLIGEGIQAVRRIKAEMPIHGRSTVQKASHLLLRQTVAGAKGLSLNSISFLAADVTSQAFNRELIWPGEKQNQIALTRQEVQALESEVESLIQENAEDIQSKYIVESQGKLRRIVRRFKEQLGEIPPVSPQCNAPWVSAVMEVDGSVRPCFFHKSIGNTLDQTLEQVINSEEAQQFRASLNVEEDPICQRCVCSLNYKSPRA, from the coding sequence ATGTCTACTCAAACAGCCGCTGAAAATATCGTTTCTGTGCCCGGATCGAACGGCAAAGAATTGTCCGGAAGCCGAATTGTCCGGTTGCCCATTCTTCTGTTGAACGTTCACGAGCACTGCAACTGCCGATGCGTGATGTGCGATATCTGGCAGCGGAAAGATGGCAAGGAGCTTGACCTGGTAGGTTTCGCGCGCCATCGCGAATCGATCCTGCAACTCGGTGTCCAGGAGGTTGTTCTTACTGGCGGAGAAGCCTTGCTCCATCGCAACTTCGAAGGCTTATGCAGTTTTCTTAGAGACTGCGGTGTGCGTATCACCCTGCTTACGACGGGACTACTGCTGGCGAAGAAGGCAGTAGCGATAGCGGAAGGGGTCGATGAGATCATCATCTCTATCGATGGACCCGAAGAAGTGCATGACCAGGTGCGAAGGGTGAAAGGCGCCTATCGACTGATCGGCGAAGGCATCCAGGCCGTAAGACGGATAAAGGCCGAGATGCCCATCCATGGCCGCAGCACGGTGCAGAAAGCAAGCCATCTCCTGCTGCGGCAGACCGTGGCGGGAGCCAAGGGGCTGTCATTGAACTCCATCTCGTTCCTGGCGGCGGACGTGACCTCGCAGGCTTTCAACCGGGAGCTCATTTGGCCAGGGGAGAAGCAGAACCAGATTGCTCTTACTCGGCAGGAGGTGCAGGCGCTGGAAAGCGAGGTCGAATCGCTGATTCAGGAAAATGCCGAGGATATCCAGTCGAAGTATATTGTCGAATCACAGGGAAAGTTGAGACGCATTGTTCGCCGTTTTAAAGAGCAGCTTGGGGAGATACCTCCGGTCTCTCCGCAATGCAATGCTCCGTGGGTATCGGCTGTTATGGAAGTGGACGGTTCTGTTCGGCCGTGTTTCTTTCACAAGAGCATTGGGAACACTCTGGATCAGACCCTGGAGCAAGTGATCAATAGCGAAGAAGCACAGCAGTTTCGAGCGTCGTTGAATGTTGAAGAGGATCCCATTTGTCAGCGATGCGTATGTTCGCTGAACTACAAGAGTCCGCGGGCCTGA